TCCTCCTTAGACAATTGTGAATAGGCAATTTCTTGATAGACTTCATTGGTCGCAAGCAATTCCTTGTGGGTACCTTGACCGACGACCTTCCCTTGATCCAAGACCAAAATCAAATCCGCATCCATAATGGTCGAAATCCGTTGCGCAACGATCAATTTGGTCGTATCTGCCAACTTTTCTTTTAGGGCTTGTCGCAAGATCCGATCTGTTTTATAATCCAGGGCTGAGAAGGAATCATCAAAGATGAGGATCTCGGGCTTGCGTGCAAGGGCACGCGCAATCGCCAAACGTTGACGTTGTCCTCCAGAGAAGTTGCTTCCTCCTTGCGCTACTTCTGTATCCAAGCCCTTCTCTTTTGCGGCAACAAACTCTTTGGCTTGGGCCAATTCAAGAGCTTTCCAGATGGCTTCATCCTCTAATTTTCCTTGGCTACTTTCCCCAAATTCCATATTGGAGCGAATCGTGCCACTAAAGAGCACTGCTTTTTGTGGAATGTAGCCGACTTTATTGTTCAATTCTTGGTGGCTATAGTCCTTGACATTCACCCCATCCACTAAGATCTTTCCTTCTGTCGCATCGTAAAAACGCGGGATTAAATTGACCAAAGTGGATTTACCAGAACCAGTTGATCCGATGAAGGCAACGGTTTGTCCTTTCTGAGCTGAGAAGGTCACGTGCTCAATCACAGCACGGGAAGTCCGTCCATATCGGAAGGAAACGTCTTGAAATTCTACTGTACCTACTTGGCCTGTTGTTTCTTTTGACTCACTTGGGAAGGCTACAGACGGTTCAAGAGCCAAGACCTGATTAATCCGTTTTGCGGATACCAAGGCACGAGGAAGGATAATCAAGATGGCCACCATCATCATAAAGCCAATGACAACCTGCATGGCGTAAGAGGAGAAGGTGATCATATCTGAGAAGACCTTGGTCCGATCCGCTAATGCAGGACTGGCGAGGATCTTTGTAGGATCTTTTGGCATGGCGATATCATTGATCAAGTGCGCCCCAATCCAGTAGATAGCCAGGGTCAACCCACTTGATACCACTGTCATGACCGGGTTCATCAAAGACATCAACCGATAAACAAAGAGATTTAGACGGGTTAAGCCCTTGTTTTCAGCCTGGAATTTCTCATTTTGATACGCTTCCGCATTGTAGGCGCGAACCACTCGCACCCCAGTCAAACTCTCCCGTGTCGTCGCATTCAAAGCATCGGTCAAACCTTGAACCTTTTGCTGGCGCGGAAAGGCAATAAGAACCAGAACAGAGAGAAGAATCAAGACCATCAAGACCGCAATCCCAACAGAAGTTGTCCAGGCACTGCTCTTCCCCCAAATCTTGGTTAAGGCCCAAATCGCCATAATGGGACCACGCGTCACAACTTGCATCCCCATCACAATCATGATTTGCAACTGGGTCAAATCGTTGGTCGTCCGGGTCAAGAGAGAGGGAACGGAGAATTTCTTGATCTCGGCATCAGAGTAATCCATCACTTGATGGAAAATCTCTCCTCGAAGTCGCGTCGTAAAGCTGGCAGCGACTCTTGAAGCCAAAAAGCCTACAAAAACTGCCATTAAAAAGCTTCCAAAAGAGAAGAGCAACATCTTGCTTCCCGGATCCATAATATCCGAAACCTTGGTCCCCTCCTTAGCTAAGAGGGTCGTGATATCAGATAAGTATTCAGGAGTCTTTAAATCCATCCAAACCGCTAGACAGATAAAGACCGTACTAAGGGCAATCATGCCCCATTCTTTGGCGGTTAAGCGCCGAAATATATTGATCATTCCTCGCTCCTTTTTTTCATATTCTCATAAAATTGCTGCATAACCTTGAAAAAGATAGCCAATTCTTCTTCTGATACACCCGCTACTAGACTCCGTTCTACCTCTTCAAAGAATTGCTTCATGTCATTCAAATTGGCTTTCACACTGTCTGTTAGGTAGACATACTTGGCCCGTTTATCGGTCGGACTAGCCTCTAAATAAATAAACCCATTTTTCTCCATTCGCTTGATCAGATTACTGGTCACGGATTTTGTGATATGAAGTTCCTGTTCAACATCCCGAATCAAGGTCACTTTTCCCTCCTTTTCACGATGAGATAAGAATCTCAATACCTGACCTTGTGGTCCTGCGCTAAATTCAAACCCACGCTTCTTAGCTTCTCTTTCCACCATGAGGTGAATGAGATGACCGATTTTTTTAAATTCTAGTAAAGGTTTGTCCATCATTTCCTCCAAATAGTTCTCTTAAGAACTTTAAAGTTACTATGAGAACTATTTTAACACAAAAAAGATCCCTGTCAAGAAAAAAGTTTCCATAAGAACTAAAAAAAGGAGCCGAATCGACTCCATCCTTCATCTTTAGATAATAATGCCTTCTAGATGATCCATTTCATGCTGACAGATCTGGGCCGAAAAGCCTGACAAATGAATTGTTTTTGCTTTCCAATTCATATCTCGATAGGCCACTGAAATCTCCTCATAACGAGTGGTCGGCCGACTCCCCACCAAGGACAAGCATCCTTCCTCTGTTTGGTAAGGCTTTTTCTTTTCAAGGAGAACCGGATTAAACAGGACCAAATTTTCACTTCCCATTCGGATGATAATCGCTCGCTTTTTCACCCCGATCATATTGGCTGCTAAACCGACACACTCAAGGAGATGAGCATTTAAGGTGTCCTGCAAATCCAAAGCCAAGGTGCGATCCTCAGGTGTCGCTTCTTCTGACTTTTGACCCAAGAATAAGACATCTTTTACAATATTCTTTTTCATTCCTTCCTCACTTCTTGATAGATAGACGAAAGAAGAGAGTGGGACAGAAATCGGTAATTCGTTAGAATTGGATTTCATCGTCCCACCTCCGCACAGTTGAGTAGGGCTGTAAAAGCTGATGAAATCGGCGTAGTAGAGCCCACTCAACCACTGCGTCTTGCTCGACAATCCAAAAATAATTGAGAGGCTAGGACTTTTGTCCCAGCCTCCTCGCTCTTGTTTCTAACCTCTAAGAGACAATTGCTGCTTATTTTTTAAGCTTTTCGCTCACTTCTTTTGCAAGGACAAAGTTCCCCAAGGTCGCTGAACCATTGCCGGCAACTGCAGGTGTCACAATATAATCTCTCACATCAGGTACAGGGAGGTAACCGTTCAAGAGGGCAGTAAATTTCGTGCGAACACGATCTAACATATGTTGTTGAGCCATGACTCCTCCTCCAAAGACAATGACGTCTGGGCGGAAGGTAACTGTCGCATTCACTGCTGCTTGTGCGATGTAGTAGGCTTGAATATCCCATACATTGCTGTTGAGTTCAATGTTTTCCCCACGAATACCCGTACGAGCTTCGAGACTAGGACCAGCCGCAAAACCTTCCAAACAGCCATTGTGGAAAGGACAAACACCCTTGAATTCTTTTTCCACATCCATTGGGTGTTGGGCCACATAGTAGTGTCCCATTTCTGGGTGCCCAGCTCCCCCGATAAACTCACCACGTTGGATGACACCAGCTCCGATTCCTGTTCCGATTGTATAGTAAACCAAGTTTTCGATATGACCACCCGCATTGTTGCGTGCGACCACTTCTCCATAGGCAGAACTATTCACATCTGTTGTGAAATAGATAGGTACATTCAAGGCACGACGGAAGGCCCCAACGATATCTACATTGGCCCAATTTGGTTTTGGAGTCGTTGTGATGAAACCATAAGTGTTTGAATTTGGATCGATATCAATTGGTCCAAATGAACCAATCGCAAGCCCAACTAGATCCTCAAATTTTGAGAAAAATTCAATACACTTATCAATCGTCTCAATTGGCTTGGTTGTTGGAAATTGTACTTTTTCCACAACATTATAGTTTTCATCACCAACCGCACAAACAAATTTTGTACCGCCAGCTTCCAAACTTCCATATAATTTTGTCATGTTGGCTCCTTTTTTATTATGAAAAATATCCTGTATTTATTATAGCATATTTTGTAGTCAATCTTTTTCTCTTCTCTAAAGAAAAAACACACTTTTTTTGAGAAATAAAATTCAAGGACTGGAGATGATAGACCAGTCCTTGAAAACTTATTGTTTCGATTAAGCTTTGACTTCGATGATCGCATCACCCTTCGCAACAGATCCAGTTGCAACAGGTGTGACAGAAGCATAGTCAGCTGTGTTAGTGACGATCACCATAGTTGTGTCTTCAAGACCAGCTGCGGCAATTTTCGCTGCATCAAATGTACCAAGGACATCACCAGCTTTCACTTTATCACCTTGAGCTACTTTTTGATCAAATCCTTCACCGTTCATTGATACGGTATCAATCCCAACGTGGATCAAGATTTCAGCACCATTAGCGGTCTTCAAACCGTAAGCGTGACCAGTTGCAAAAGCAATGGTTACTTCAGCATCAGCTGGTGCATAGACAACGCCTTCAGTTGGTTTGATGGCAATTCCTTGTCCCATCGCTCCACTTGAGAAGACAGGATCATTCACATCAGACAAAGCAACAGCTTGACCAACGATCGGAGAGATAATGGTTTCGTATTGAAGAGATGCTGGAAGAGCTCCAGTTGTTTCTTCTTCAATAATAGCTTCTGCTTCTTTGTCCTCTGCAGGAACTGATGAAGCTTCATCTTCATAACCAAACATATAAGTCAAACCGAAACTTAGGGCAGTTGTAAATACAACCATAAATACATATTTCAATAATTGACCGTTTAGATAGAGAAGCGTTCCTGGAATAATTGTAATACCAAATCCTGTACCAGCAAGATTTAACATAGATGCAATCCAACCACCTACTGCACCTGCTCCCAAAGCAATAACGAATGGTTTCACATAACGCAAGTTTACACCAAAGATTGCAGGCTCAGTAATACCTAACAAGGCAGAGATAGTTGCAGGAAATGCTAGAGCTTTCACTTTTTGAGATTTAGATTTCACTGCCACTGCTAAAGTAGCTCCAGCTTGTGCAGTCATAGCCGCTGTAATAATTGCATTAAATGGATCTTTTTTATCTGCAGTAATTAATTGTGATTCAAGAAGATTAAAGATATGATGGACGCCGGTAACGACAATCAACTGATGAACGCCACCAATAAGAAGACCTGCAAGACCAAATGGTAAATTCAAAATAAACTTAGTTACATTTAGTACATATTCTTCGATACTGTGGAAGAATGGACCAATAATAAACAAAGCGAGGAATGACATGATTGTCAATGTGAATAATGGAACCAATAACAAATCTAAGACATCTGGAATTTTCTTATGGAGCCACTTTTCAAGTTTCGCACCAATTAGACCAACGAAGAAAGCGGGAAGAACTGAGTTCTGGAATCCAACCACATGATGGAAGATACCAAAGTATGTTGCTGCTTTAGAAGGATCTTCCGCTACAACCCACGCATTTGGAAGTGTCGGACTAACCATCATCAAACCAATTACAATCCCAAGAACAGGATTTCCTCCGAATACTCGGAATGCAGACCATGAAATCAAGGCTGGGAAGAAGGCAAACGCGGTATCAGTTAAAATTGTTGAATAGGTATAAAAATCAGTAGATTTAAATGCATCTGCTGTTGTGCCAAACAAAGCCAAAACCTGGTCTTGAGCAATGGCACCACGAATCCCCATAAACAATCCAGTCGCAACAATTGCTGGTAGAATTGGAACAAAAACGTCTCCAAAGGTACGGATCGCGCGTTGGAACCAGTTTCCTTGTTTAGCGGCTTCTGCTTTCATTTCATCTTTTGATGATGTTGGTAAGCCAAGAGCTACTACTTCATCATAGATCTTGTTTACAGTACCAGTACCAAAGATGATTTGGTATTGACCTGAGTTAAAGAAAGCACCTTGTACTTTTTCAATGTTCTCAACAACATCTTTGTTGATTTTTGATTCATCTTTTACCATCACGCGAAGACGAGTCGCACAGTGAGCAACACTGCTAACGTTCTCAACCCCACCGATTGCATCGATGACCTGCTTTGCAATTTCTGTATTTGACATTTTGCAAAAATCTCCTTATTTTTTGTAATGTAAACGGTTAAATCGTTTCTACGTTTTTAATTGTACCACGTATTGAAAATATGTCAAGCGTTTTGCAGGATTTTTTTGAAACTTTTTTGGACTTTTTGACACCTTTTGACAGTATGAAACTATTTTCATTTTAAAACAGGCCTGTACTACGCTTTTTAGCACTTTAAATCAGACTTTTATTTTCATTTTCTTTCATATTTTCATAAATTTTCAACTTCTCCTCTTTTCTTCAGGCTGCAAAATAGCTGTCAATCGTTTGACATTTTTTGCCATTTTTTTCATTTATCGCTTGCATTTTTAATAGGAAATCGGTACTATGGAAGTAAGAAAAAATTCGGAGGAATAAAATGGAATGGACAACTGAACGTCGTTACAGACGTTACGAAGACTGGACAAAAGAGGAAAAGCAAGCCATCCAAGATCATATGGCCAAATCTCCTTGGCATACACACTATCATGTTGAGCCAAAAGCTGGTCTCTTAAATGATCCTAACGGTTTTTCCTACTTTGATGGAAAATGGATCTTGTTTTACCAAAATTTCCCATTTGGTGCAGCCCATGGGTTAAAATCATGGGTACAAACAGAAAGTGAAGACTTGGTTCATTTCACAGAAACTGGGGTAACGCTTCTTCCAGACACAGATCTGGATAGTCATGGAGCTTATTCCGGATCAGCCATGCAGTTTGGTGACAAACTATTCTTATTCTACACTGGAAATGTTCGTGATGCAGAATGGGTTCGTCATCCTTACCAAGTTGGTGCTTTGATGGACAAGGACGGAAAGATTGAAAAAATTGACAAAATCTTGATTGATCAACCGGCTGACTCTACGGATCACTTCCGTGACCCACAAATTTTTAATTTCAAGGGTCAACACTACGCTATCGTTGGTGGTCAAGACCTTGAGAAGAAAGGATTCATCCGTCTTTATAAGGCTGTAGATAACGACTATACCAACTGGGTTGCAGTCGGTGACTTGGATTTTGCAAACGATCGGACAGCTTATATGATGGAATGTCCTAACCTAGTCTTTGTTGGAGGCCAACCCGTTCTCCTCTACTGTCCTCAAGGCTTAGATAAATCAGTTCTCGATTATGACAATATCTATCCAAATATGTACAAGATCGGGGCAAGCTTTGACCCAGAAAAGGCCAAAATGGTCGATGTATCTGAATTGCATAATCTCGACTATGGTTTTGAAGCCTATGCGACTCAAGGATTTAATGCACCTGATGGACGTGCCTATGCTGTTAGCTGGCTAGGTCTTCCAGACGTTTCTTATCCAACAGATTCCTATGACTACCAAGGAGCTCTCTCACTGGTCAAAGAATTAACCATCAAAGATGGCAAGCTCTACCAATACCCAGTTGAAGCGATCAAGGACTTGCGCGCTGAGAGTGAGGATTTTGCCAACAAGGCTCAAACCAAGAACTGCTATGAATTGGAATTGCAGTTTGAAAAAGATAGCCAGAACGAAATCGTCCTCTTTGCCGATGCAGAAGGAAAGGGCTTAGCTCTCACATTTGATCTGGCTAAAGGATTGGTCACAGTCGATCGAAGCCAGGCTGGTGAGCAATATGCGCAAGAATTCGGTACGAGCCGTAGCTGCACAATCGCTAACCAAGCGACAACCGCTAATATTTTCATTGACAATTCGATATTTGAAATCTTTATCAATAAAGGAGAAAAAGTATTTTCTGGTCGGGTCTACCCACATGCAGATCAAAATGGAATCTTGATCAAGTCTGGAACCCCTACTGGAACTTACTACGAACTTGATTATGGTCGCAAAGCTAACTGATGTCGCCAAACTCGCCGGTGTCAGCCCTACTACTGTCTCACGGGTTATCAATAAAAAAGGATACCTATCTGAAAAAACGATCCAAAAAGTCCAAGAAGCCATGCGAGAATTGGGCTATAAACCTAACAATGTTGCTCGTAGCCTCCAAGGAAAATCAGCCAAGTTAGTCGGCTTGATCTTTCCCAACATCAGCAATGTTTTCTATGCTGAATTAATCGACAAACTAGAACACCAACTCTTCAAACACGGCTATAAAACCATCATCTGCAATAGTGAGCACGACTCCGAAAAAGAGCGTGAATACATTGAAATGTTGGAGGCCAACCAGGTAGATGGCATCATTTCAGGAAGTCATAATTTAGGCATTGAAGATTACAACCGGGTAACTGCTCCTATCATTGCTTTTGACCGCAACCTCTCCCCAGAAATTCCAGTTGTCTCTTCTGATAACTATGCTGGTGGAGTCTTAGCAGCAGAAACCCTGGTCAAAAGTGGTGCTAAAAAGATCATCATGATCACTGGTAATGACAACTCCAACTCCCCAACAGGCTTGCGTCATGCGGGGTTTGCATCGGTTCTACCTGAGTCCATGATCATCAATGTTTCTAGTGATTTCTCCCCTATTCGCAAAGAAATGGAAATCAAACAGATCTTAACCCAGCAAAAACCAGATGCTATCTTTGCCTCTGATGATTTGACGGCGATCTTGATCATGAAAGTCGCTAGAGAATTAGATATTCAGATTCCTCAGGATTTGAAAGTGATTGGTTATGATGGAACCCAGTTCATCGAGACCTATACACCTGAACTGACAACCATCCAACAACCCCTCAAAGACATTGCTATTCTCATGGTGGATCTTTTACTCCAAAAGATCGAAGGAAAAAAAGTAGCGACTACCGGTTATTTCTTGCCCGTTAGTCTCCACTCTGGAAAAAGTGTCTAAAACAACCCCTACAGTTCTATACTGTAGGGGTTATTATTCGTCAAAAAAAGGCTGGGCAAAAATTGTCTAGCCTTTTATATTTATTTTATATTTAATAGAAATAACTGTATGACGCAGTGGTTGATTGGC
Above is a window of Streptococcus sp. LPB0220 DNA encoding:
- a CDS encoding ABC transporter ATP-binding protein, which translates into the protein MINIFRRLTAKEWGMIALSTVFICLAVWMDLKTPEYLSDITTLLAKEGTKVSDIMDPGSKMLLFSFGSFLMAVFVGFLASRVAASFTTRLRGEIFHQVMDYSDAEIKKFSVPSLLTRTTNDLTQLQIMIVMGMQVVTRGPIMAIWALTKIWGKSSAWTTSVGIAVLMVLILLSVLVLIAFPRQQKVQGLTDALNATTRESLTGVRVVRAYNAEAYQNEKFQAENKGLTRLNLFVYRLMSLMNPVMTVVSSGLTLAIYWIGAHLINDIAMPKDPTKILASPALADRTKVFSDMITFSSYAMQVVIGFMMMVAILIILPRALVSAKRINQVLALEPSVAFPSESKETTGQVGTVEFQDVSFRYGRTSRAVIEHVTFSAQKGQTVAFIGSTGSGKSTLVNLIPRFYDATEGKILVDGVNVKDYSHQELNNKVGYIPQKAVLFSGTIRSNMEFGESSQGKLEDEAIWKALELAQAKEFVAAKEKGLDTEVAQGGSNFSGGQRQRLAIARALARKPEILIFDDSFSALDYKTDRILRQALKEKLADTTKLIVAQRISTIMDADLILVLDQGKVVGQGTHKELLATNEVYQEIAYSQLSKEELEHA
- a CDS encoding LacI family DNA-binding transcriptional regulator, whose protein sequence is MVAKLTDVAKLAGVSPTTVSRVINKKGYLSEKTIQKVQEAMRELGYKPNNVARSLQGKSAKLVGLIFPNISNVFYAELIDKLEHQLFKHGYKTIICNSEHDSEKEREYIEMLEANQVDGIISGSHNLGIEDYNRVTAPIIAFDRNLSPEIPVVSSDNYAGGVLAAETLVKSGAKKIIMITGNDNSNSPTGLRHAGFASVLPESMIINVSSDFSPIRKEMEIKQILTQQKPDAIFASDDLTAILIMKVARELDIQIPQDLKVIGYDGTQFIETYTPELTTIQQPLKDIAILMVDLLLQKIEGKKVATTGYFLPVSLHSGKSV
- a CDS encoding sucrose-specific PTS transporter subunit IIBC, encoding MSNTEIAKQVIDAIGGVENVSSVAHCATRLRVMVKDESKINKDVVENIEKVQGAFFNSGQYQIIFGTGTVNKIYDEVVALGLPTSSKDEMKAEAAKQGNWFQRAIRTFGDVFVPILPAIVATGLFMGIRGAIAQDQVLALFGTTADAFKSTDFYTYSTILTDTAFAFFPALISWSAFRVFGGNPVLGIVIGLMMVSPTLPNAWVVAEDPSKAATYFGIFHHVVGFQNSVLPAFFVGLIGAKLEKWLHKKIPDVLDLLLVPLFTLTIMSFLALFIIGPFFHSIEEYVLNVTKFILNLPFGLAGLLIGGVHQLIVVTGVHHIFNLLESQLITADKKDPFNAIITAAMTAQAGATLAVAVKSKSQKVKALAFPATISALLGITEPAIFGVNLRYVKPFVIALGAGAVGGWIASMLNLAGTGFGITIIPGTLLYLNGQLLKYVFMVVFTTALSFGLTYMFGYEDEASSVPAEDKEAEAIIEEETTGALPASLQYETIISPIVGQAVALSDVNDPVFSSGAMGQGIAIKPTEGVVYAPADAEVTIAFATGHAYGLKTANGAEILIHVGIDTVSMNGEGFDQKVAQGDKVKAGDVLGTFDAAKIAAAGLEDTTMVIVTNTADYASVTPVATGSVAKGDAIIEVKA
- the scrK gene encoding fructokinase ScrK, giving the protein MTKLYGSLEAGGTKFVCAVGDENYNVVEKVQFPTTKPIETIDKCIEFFSKFEDLVGLAIGSFGPIDIDPNSNTYGFITTTPKPNWANVDIVGAFRRALNVPIYFTTDVNSSAYGEVVARNNAGGHIENLVYYTIGTGIGAGVIQRGEFIGGAGHPEMGHYYVAQHPMDVEKEFKGVCPFHNGCLEGFAAGPSLEARTGIRGENIELNSNVWDIQAYYIAQAAVNATVTFRPDVIVFGGGVMAQQHMLDRVRTKFTALLNGYLPVPDVRDYIVTPAVAGNGSATLGNFVLAKEVSEKLKK
- a CDS encoding peptide deformylase, which codes for MKKNIVKDVLFLGQKSEEATPEDRTLALDLQDTLNAHLLECVGLAANMIGVKKRAIIIRMGSENLVLFNPVLLEKKKPYQTEEGCLSLVGSRPTTRYEEISVAYRDMNWKAKTIHLSGFSAQICQHEMDHLEGIII
- a CDS encoding MarR family winged helix-turn-helix transcriptional regulator; this encodes MDKPLLEFKKIGHLIHLMVEREAKKRGFEFSAGPQGQVLRFLSHREKEGKVTLIRDVEQELHITKSVTSNLIKRMEKNGFIYLEASPTDKRAKYVYLTDSVKANLNDMKQFFEEVERSLVAGVSEEELAIFFKVMQQFYENMKKRSEE
- a CDS encoding sucrose-6-phosphate hydrolase — its product is MEWTTERRYRRYEDWTKEEKQAIQDHMAKSPWHTHYHVEPKAGLLNDPNGFSYFDGKWILFYQNFPFGAAHGLKSWVQTESEDLVHFTETGVTLLPDTDLDSHGAYSGSAMQFGDKLFLFYTGNVRDAEWVRHPYQVGALMDKDGKIEKIDKILIDQPADSTDHFRDPQIFNFKGQHYAIVGGQDLEKKGFIRLYKAVDNDYTNWVAVGDLDFANDRTAYMMECPNLVFVGGQPVLLYCPQGLDKSVLDYDNIYPNMYKIGASFDPEKAKMVDVSELHNLDYGFEAYATQGFNAPDGRAYAVSWLGLPDVSYPTDSYDYQGALSLVKELTIKDGKLYQYPVEAIKDLRAESEDFANKAQTKNCYELELQFEKDSQNEIVLFADAEGKGLALTFDLAKGLVTVDRSQAGEQYAQEFGTSRSCTIANQATTANIFIDNSIFEIFINKGEKVFSGRVYPHADQNGILIKSGTPTGTYYELDYGRKAN